The Caloranaerobacter sp. TR13 genome segment TGCTTCATCATGGAATTTTACATAAAGCTTTAATAAAGTCTTAATAGGCTCTTTTTCTATTTCTTCTTTATTTCCCCACTTTTTATATGCAGTAATTAATTTTCCGAATTGTGTCCCCCAATCGCCTAAATGATTTATACCAATACAATTATATCCAAGAAACTCATATATTTTATACAAAGCATTTCCTATTACAGTAGAACGTAAATGTCCTACGTGGAACGGTTTTGCGATGTTTGGTGATGAAAAATCTATAACGATATTCTTGCCATTACCAATATCTGATGAACCATAATTTTCTTTTGCCGAAAAAATTTCTTGTAATACAGTTTTAGCTAAAACTTTTTTATCAATAAAGAAATTGACATATGGTCCAACATTCTCAATCTTCTCAAAATACTCTTTACCATCTAACATCTCAACTATCTCTTGAGCTATTATATTTGGAGCTTTTCTAAACGCTTTTGCCAACTTAAAGCATGGCATAGCATAGTCGCCCATGTCATAACTTGGTGGAATTTCTATTAATACTTCAACATCTTCTTGACTTAAAGATTCTACCTTTTCGCTAACAATTCGTGCAATCTCTTTTTTGAAATCTATCATTTTAAAACCTCCTTTATGTGATTTATGTATTATTTTTCAGTAAACAAAAAACTCTCATCTCATGAAGAGACGAGAGTTAATCCCGTGTTACCACTCTTATTGGCAAGTCTACTTGCCCACTCTAACCCTTTAACGCAGGAATACGTCTTATCCTACTAAATTCAGACAGCTTCTCTGGGGTGCGCTTCAGATAAACATCCATGCCAGGCTTCCACCGTCCCCAGCTCGCTATTACTTCAGCTTATCCTACTCTCCCCTTCAACGAATTTGGCTATTTTTTCATTATCATAATATACCATATTATTTTTTGTAAATCAAGGGGCTTTAGAAAAATATCTTAGTCCTGTCTATTGATTTAATATCTTTACATCCTGTTAATATCATTGCCTGTAGTAATTCTTTTTTCATTTTATTTAAAACTGTAGTAACGCCTTCTTCATATCCGCCATACGCTCCAATAATAATAGGCCTACCCAACAATACTGCATCTGCTCCTAGAGCTAACATTTTAAACACATCTACTCCAGAACGTATTCCTCCATCAACTAAAATAGTAATTTTACCCTTAACAGCATCTACTATCTCAGGAAGTACTTTAGCTACACCTGGAGTATGGTCTAAAACTCTTCCTCCATGATTAGAAACAACAATAGCTTCTGCCCCAACCTCAAGAGCTATTTCTGCTTCATCTGGTGTCATGATACCTTTTAGTATAAAAGGTAGATCGGTAGATTCAATTAATTCTTTCAATTCAGTTTTAGTTTTTGGCCCAACAGGTTGCCCTTTAAGGGCCATAGTTATAAGTCCAGCACCATCTATATCAACACCAATAGCTAGAGGCTTAACTGCTTCTGCTTTCCTTATATTTTCTATTATTTTTTTATTTTCTCTAGGTTTAATTATTGGTATACCCATTCCATTTACGTTTTTTATTCCTTCTAATCCAGTTATATACATAGATAAATCGGCTGTATCTCCTGTCATACCAATTGTTCCAGCTGAAATACTACCTTTAAGAACTGCTTCAACATACTCTTCTTCTGTTAGTGCACCACCCATATTAAAACTATTTCCTGTTACAGGAGCAGATATTATAGGAATGTCTAATTTTATACCAAACAATTCTATAGAAGTATCAGGAGTTTTAGCATCGTGAATTGTTCTCATCTTAAGTTGTATCTTTTTTAATTCTTCTATATTATTTTTAAACGAAGTACCAGTGCCAGCACCTCCCATTCCTGGAACTTCACCTGCACAAGCCTCGCCTCTGCATTCGTTACAAACTCTACAGTATCCTCTCATCTTTTTTCTAGCAGTTTCATATATTTGCTTTATATCCATACTAAACCTCCTAATAAACATTAAATACTTATTATAATTATATTACTTATCTGAAAAGAAATCACTACTAAAATAGAACTGCTTGCTTAAATCTACTCCATTTATTTCATTAACTGCTTGTCCTTCTATTTTAAACACAACACTCTCATTTCCATCGAAAAATGTTAGTGTATTTACTATTGAATCAATAGCCATTTTTGTAGATTGTTCATCATTTGGCATGTTATCAATAAATTCTTTCGATAAATCAACATATACAACACCATTTTCCTTAGTTAAATCTAGAAGTTTTGTGCCTTCTGGAACTGGTGATATAAAATCCTGAAAACCCTTAAAATTTATTAGATGTTCTAACGCTATCCATTCAATACTTTTATCTTTTAACCTTGAATCATCTGCTTTAATTGTATATTTTTCAGCAAAAATAAACGGCATAGCTTTTTGTTTTAAATATAAAACATAATCTATTTCTTCAACTTTTTCTTTTTCTGTATTTTTAGATTCAATTTTTTCCACAGATACATTATCATTTGCTTTGTCAGACTGATCTATTTTGTCCTTTTTTGAACATCCAACAAATAAAGTAGTTATTAAAGTTATTGTTAATAGAATAGTTATTAACTTTTTCATATTATCTCCTCCTAATTCAAATCTAATCTATTTAGAAATATAATCTAAAAAATCATTTTCTGTGCATACTTTTATACCATTTTTCATAAGCAGCTGCGCTGTAATTCCATTACCTTCTGTTAGCTTTCCTGAAAATGTACCATCATAGATATAACCTACACCACATGAAGGGCTTTTTGACTTAAGTATAGCAAGTTTTGCCCCAACTGCTTTAGCAATTCTTAGTGTTTCATACCCTCCTTTTAAAAAATTATTAGTAACGTCAACTCCTTCTTTATTTAATACCCTAATTTCACCATCTTTAATAACTATTTCTGAAGGTATTCTAGGTGTAGGAAGTCCTCCTAGCTGTTCAGGGCAAACTAATATCGCATTTTTGTTTCTAAATAACTCATATATTTTTTGATTAAAATTATTCCCACCATTATATTTACAGTTAACTCCAACTAAACACGCACTTATTAT includes the following:
- a CDS encoding alpha-hydroxy-acid oxidizing protein, producing MDIKQIYETARKKMRGYCRVCNECRGEACAGEVPGMGGAGTGTSFKNNIEELKKIQLKMRTIHDAKTPDTSIELFGIKLDIPIISAPVTGNSFNMGGALTEEEYVEAVLKGSISAGTIGMTGDTADLSMYITGLEGIKNVNGMGIPIIKPRENKKIIENIRKAEAVKPLAIGVDIDGAGLITMALKGQPVGPKTKTELKELIESTDLPFILKGIMTPDEAEIALEVGAEAIVVSNHGGRVLDHTPGVAKVLPEIVDAVKGKITILVDGGIRSGVDVFKMLALGADAVLLGRPIIIGAYGGYEEGVTTVLNKMKKELLQAMILTGCKDIKSIDRTKIFF
- a CDS encoding GerMN domain-containing protein → MKKLITILLTITLITTLFVGCSKKDKIDQSDKANDNVSVEKIESKNTEKEKVEEIDYVLYLKQKAMPFIFAEKYTIKADDSRLKDKSIEWIALEHLINFKGFQDFISPVPEGTKLLDLTKENGVVYVDLSKEFIDNMPNDEQSTKMAIDSIVNTLTFFDGNESVVFKIEGQAVNEINGVDLSKQFYFSSDFFSDK
- a CDS encoding DUF523 domain-containing protein → MIIISACLVGVNCKYNGGNNFNQKIYELFRNKNAILVCPEQLGGLPTPRIPSEIVIKDGEIRVLNKEGVDVTNNFLKGGYETLRIAKAVGAKLAILKSKSPSCGVGYIYDGTFSGKLTEGNGITAQLLMKNGIKVCTENDFLDYISK